Proteins co-encoded in one Thamnophis elegans isolate rThaEle1 chromosome 1, rThaEle1.pri, whole genome shotgun sequence genomic window:
- the CATSPERB gene encoding cation channel sperm-associated protein subunit beta: MASWALRMKFPVEKLPLYFVVEDDGYFVNLTSPYFVTIDEVNNRTNWIISGTNETLSLMKLRIYLEKKIKSKLYNPDGLTISITGSELFHFRVSTIPGVSYCNLFDEFQIYVDDSPLAFPGQYLISTVVAVSIGGILFIAFLLHMYEIQITNFFKRKKPRNKVESKTSVASEASYESNES; this comes from the exons ATGGCTTCCTGG GCACTGCGGATGAAATTTCCAGTAGAAAAGCTTCCTCTCTATTTTGTTGTGGAGGATGACGGTTATTTTGTTAATCTGACATCTCCTTATTTTGTCACCATAGACGAAGTAAACAATAGAACAAACTGGATAATTTCAG gtACCAATGAAACGTTAAGTTTGATGAAACTAAGGATATACTTGGAGAAGAAGATCAAAAGCAAGTTGTATAATCCAGATGGACTAACTATATCAATAACT GGATCGGAACTTTTCCATTTCAGAGTATCCACTATTCCTGGAGTCTCCTATTGCAATTTATTTGATGAATTTCAG ATTTATGTTGATGATTCACCACTGGCTTTTCCAGGACAGTATCTCATCAGTACAGTTGTAGCTGTCTCAATAGGAGGCATTCTCTTTATTGCTTTTCTTCTGCACATGTATGAAATCCAGAtaacaaatttttttaaaaggaagaaacccaGAAACAAAGTAGAATCAAAAACGTCAGTTGCCAGTGAAGCATCCTATGAAAGCAACGAATCATAA